From one bacterium genomic stretch:
- a CDS encoding HAD-IC family P-type ATPase, translating to MKWYRLDEREILGTLHTSEEGLSEAQAIKHLETYGPNILPEGAGISRIKIFLHQFTSPLIYILMVAAVVTAFLAEYIDTGVIVAVLILNAVIGYFQEYKAETSVRALKSMVVPKARVVREGKEREIPSGDLVPGDIVLLSSGGKVPADLRLFRTTELRIEEAALTGESVPVEKKPRAIPEENLTPGDQINMAFMGTIVVSGRGRGFVVETGIRTILGQIAREVGELAATATPLQRKIVKFAHFIGLLVLGSVAAISILGFFLGNTVAEIFKIAVAASVAAVPEGLPIVVTITMAIGIGRMARRNAIIRKLPAVETLGSTTVICSDKTGTLTRNEMTVKAISDGRHCFEVTGTGYEPKGEILHEWEHTDLKALEPLRRVARIGMLCNESRIHEEDGQYKVDGDPTEGALIVSAVKAGLDPEEEKTLFPMLSIVPFESDRGFMATLHRHEGGKFIFAKGGPEKILEMCGESATGDFLLREKALEMAENFARDGMRVLAMAYKVAPDDMEELTHHDVGGGLVLAGMQGMIDPPRPEAMDAIKGCRKAGIRVAMITGDHAVTASAIGKMLGIAREGSGALTGKELETMSDDDLFKKVRHVSVFARVSPHHKLRIVQQIMKHGEVVAVTGDGVNDAPALKAAHIGVAMGKTGTDVAREASDMVIVDDNFASIFHAVEEGRVVFDNIRKVTLFLIPTGFAAIVSILIAMALGIPIPYVAAQLLWINLVTNGLQDVALAFEPGEKDVILRKPRNVKEGIMSRLMYERSILVGLVISAGVIFNYVSALDAGVPLERARTIAVTTMVLFQFFQAGNSRSELQSIFTLHPLGNPFLFYSMVAAFLAQVAVIYAPPLQWIFRTESLAVEEWVRIFIVGFTVVIAVEIDKAIRRGRKTLRERE from the coding sequence ATGAAATGGTACCGGCTCGACGAGAGGGAAATCCTCGGGACGCTCCACACCTCGGAGGAAGGGTTATCCGAGGCACAGGCGATCAAACATCTCGAGACCTACGGCCCGAACATCCTCCCCGAAGGGGCGGGGATCAGCCGCATCAAGATCTTCCTTCACCAGTTCACCAGCCCACTCATTTACATCCTGATGGTGGCGGCGGTCGTCACCGCCTTTCTCGCGGAATATATCGACACCGGGGTCATCGTGGCCGTTCTGATCCTCAACGCCGTCATCGGCTACTTCCAGGAATACAAGGCGGAAACGAGCGTTCGGGCTCTCAAGAGCATGGTCGTTCCCAAGGCGAGGGTCGTGAGGGAAGGAAAAGAGAGGGAGATTCCCAGCGGGGATCTCGTACCGGGGGATATCGTCCTGCTGTCTTCCGGGGGGAAGGTGCCCGCCGATCTGAGACTTTTCAGAACGACGGAACTGAGAATCGAGGAGGCCGCGCTCACGGGTGAGTCCGTCCCGGTGGAAAAAAAGCCACGGGCCATCCCGGAAGAGAATCTCACGCCCGGCGACCAGATCAACATGGCCTTCATGGGAACGATCGTGGTCAGCGGCAGGGGCCGGGGGTTCGTGGTCGAGACGGGGATCAGGACCATTCTTGGCCAGATCGCGAGGGAGGTCGGGGAACTGGCCGCCACCGCCACCCCGCTGCAGCGGAAGATCGTGAAGTTCGCCCACTTCATCGGCCTTCTGGTCCTGGGCAGTGTGGCGGCGATCTCCATACTGGGGTTCTTCCTCGGTAATACCGTCGCGGAGATCTTCAAGATCGCCGTAGCCGCTTCGGTGGCCGCGGTTCCGGAGGGGCTTCCCATCGTCGTCACCATCACCATGGCGATCGGGATCGGCAGGATGGCCAGAAGGAATGCCATCATCCGAAAACTCCCGGCGGTAGAGACGCTCGGAAGCACCACGGTCATCTGTTCGGACAAGACGGGAACCCTCACACGGAACGAGATGACCGTCAAAGCGATCAGCGACGGCCGTCATTGCTTCGAGGTCACCGGAACCGGCTATGAGCCGAAAGGCGAGATCCTGCATGAATGGGAGCATACCGACCTGAAGGCCCTGGAACCCCTCCGTCGCGTGGCGCGCATCGGGATGCTTTGCAACGAATCGCGGATCCATGAAGAGGACGGACAGTACAAGGTCGACGGAGACCCCACGGAGGGGGCCCTCATCGTGTCCGCCGTGAAAGCGGGTCTCGATCCCGAAGAGGAGAAGACGCTTTTCCCGATGCTCTCGATCGTCCCTTTTGAATCCGACAGGGGATTCATGGCGACGCTGCATCGCCACGAAGGCGGGAAGTTCATCTTCGCCAAAGGCGGTCCCGAAAAGATCCTCGAGATGTGCGGCGAATCGGCGACGGGCGATTTTCTGTTGAGGGAGAAAGCCCTGGAGATGGCCGAGAATTTCGCAAGGGACGGGATGCGCGTGCTCGCCATGGCATACAAAGTGGCGCCCGACGATATGGAGGAACTGACGCATCATGATGTCGGGGGGGGGCTCGTTCTCGCGGGCATGCAGGGGATGATCGATCCCCCGAGACCCGAGGCGATGGATGCCATAAAGGGCTGCAGGAAAGCGGGGATCCGGGTCGCCATGATCACCGGGGATCATGCCGTGACCGCTTCCGCGATCGGGAAGATGCTCGGCATCGCACGGGAAGGATCGGGGGCGCTGACGGGCAAGGAGCTGGAGACGATGAGCGACGATGACCTTTTCAAAAAGGTCCGGCACGTTTCCGTGTTCGCGAGGGTTTCACCGCATCACAAGCTCCGGATCGTTCAACAGATCATGAAGCACGGCGAGGTCGTTGCGGTGACGGGGGACGGGGTGAACGACGCCCCGGCCCTCAAGGCCGCGCACATCGGCGTCGCGATGGGAAAGACCGGCACGGACGTGGCGCGGGAGGCGTCCGACATGGTGATCGTCGACGACAATTTCGCCAGCATCTTCCACGCGGTGGAGGAGGGGCGGGTGGTCTTCGACAATATCCGGAAGGTGACGCTCTTCCTCATCCCGACAGGGTTCGCGGCCATCGTCTCCATCCTGATCGCCATGGCCCTTGGCATCCCGATCCCCTACGTCGCCGCCCAGCTCCTCTGGATCAACCTTGTAACGAATGGACTCCAGGACGTGGCCCTGGCCTTCGAGCCGGGAGAGAAAGACGTGATCCTACGGAAACCGAGAAACGTGAAAGAGGGGATCATGTCGAGGCTGATGTACGAGAGGAGCATCCTGGTGGGACTCGTCATATCCGCAGGGGTGATCTTCAATTATGTTTCCGCCCTCGATGCCGGGGTTCCCCTCGAACGCGCAAGAACGATCGCCGTCACGACGATGGTCCTGTTCCAGTTCTTTCAGGCAGGAAATTCCCGCTCCGAACTTCAATCCATTTTCACCCTCCATCCTCTCGGCAATCCATTCCTCTTCTACAGCATGGTGGCGGCCTTTCTTGCCCAGGTCGCCGTGATTTACGCCCCCCCCCTCCAGTGGATCTTCCGGACCGAGTCCTTGGCCGTGGAGGAGTGGGTTAGGATTTTCATCGTCGGCTTCACGGTCGTCATCGCGGTCGAAATCGACAAGGCCATCCGGAGGGGCAGGAAGACGCTCCGGGAGAGGGAGTAA